Proteins encoded within one genomic window of Brachybacterium sp. P6-10-X1:
- a CDS encoding TrkA family potassium uptake protein: MELPERRRRRAEHVPAARRTSRSGVLIVAIGALMVLVHAAGFLALMTLEGQDHSLVTAIYWAITTMSTLGYGDITFDSDVGRLFSLWVLLSGVVYMLVLLPFFVIQYIVTPWLDRRRTTRTPRKVPAALQDHVLLVGSDAVTQAFAARAERSQVPAVLVVEDPIEAGRIHDQGRQVVVGPLDSAMTYRSAGAERARLVVSTLSDTANTNVAFTVRQVCGDVPVAVTASKPVSVDVLGLAGSDHVLELGAVLGREMASRVLGSTGRVHRIGSFGDTFIAEAAARDTALVGMTLGEATESLRSCVRILAIMRKGRLRPLKPELQITATTVLILAGEPDELAAYDAQFQVQEQSEDPVIIIGGGRVGRSASRELTAQGIPNTIVEQLPGRVENSYSALEGTASYTVVDGDAADQRVLRRAGLDRATAVLVTPRDDDLNVYLTLFCRRLRPELQVVSRATYERNVATLYRAGADSVLSYATIGATDLWNHAGLSHRVLVAEGNELFLAPRPSSLVRRSVRNSEVHRRTGCHIVAVAEEDGTLRYDSESIPSSPGKLLLLGDRHAERLFRQTYFKRRRPRPTGPVGSAR; encoded by the coding sequence ATGGAGCTGCCCGAGCGCAGACGTCGGCGCGCAGAGCACGTCCCGGCGGCGCGGCGGACGTCGCGGTCCGGGGTGCTGATCGTCGCGATCGGCGCCCTGATGGTGCTCGTCCACGCCGCCGGCTTCCTGGCCCTGATGACGCTCGAGGGACAGGACCATTCCCTCGTCACCGCGATCTACTGGGCGATCACCACCATGTCGACGCTCGGCTACGGCGACATCACCTTCGACAGCGACGTGGGTCGCCTGTTCTCCCTGTGGGTCCTGCTCAGCGGGGTCGTCTACATGCTGGTGCTGCTGCCCTTCTTCGTCATCCAGTACATCGTCACGCCCTGGCTGGACCGGCGTCGCACCACGCGCACCCCGCGCAAGGTCCCCGCAGCCCTGCAGGACCACGTCCTGCTGGTGGGCTCCGACGCCGTCACCCAGGCCTTCGCCGCCCGCGCCGAACGCTCGCAGGTGCCCGCCGTCCTCGTCGTCGAGGACCCGATCGAGGCCGGACGGATCCACGACCAGGGTCGGCAGGTCGTCGTCGGCCCGCTCGACTCGGCGATGACCTACCGCAGCGCCGGGGCGGAACGGGCCCGCCTGGTCGTCTCCACGCTCTCGGACACCGCCAACACCAACGTCGCGTTCACCGTCCGTCAGGTCTGCGGCGACGTCCCGGTCGCGGTCACCGCGAGCAAACCCGTCTCCGTCGACGTGCTCGGCCTGGCCGGCTCCGACCACGTGCTCGAACTCGGCGCGGTGCTGGGCCGGGAGATGGCCTCCCGCGTGCTCGGATCGACGGGACGGGTCCATCGCATCGGCAGTTTCGGCGACACCTTCATCGCGGAGGCCGCCGCGCGGGACACCGCCCTGGTGGGCATGACCCTGGGGGAGGCCACCGAGAGCCTCCGCTCCTGCGTGCGGATCCTCGCGATCATGCGCAAGGGGCGGCTGCGCCCGCTCAAGCCCGAGCTGCAGATCACGGCCACGACCGTGCTGATCCTCGCGGGGGAGCCGGACGAGCTCGCGGCCTATGACGCGCAGTTCCAGGTCCAGGAGCAGTCCGAGGACCCGGTGATCATCATCGGTGGGGGTCGGGTGGGACGCTCCGCATCGCGAGAGCTGACCGCGCAGGGGATCCCCAACACGATCGTCGAGCAGCTGCCGGGCCGGGTGGAGAACTCGTACTCGGCCCTCGAGGGGACCGCCTCCTACACGGTGGTCGACGGCGACGCCGCGGACCAGAGGGTCCTGCGGCGGGCGGGTCTCGACCGCGCGACCGCGGTGCTGGTGACGCCTCGGGACGACGACCTCAATGTGTATCTGACCCTGTTCTGTCGTCGTCTGCGCCCCGAGCTGCAGGTCGTCTCCCGCGCCACCTACGAGCGCAACGTCGCCACGCTGTACCGCGCGGGGGCGGACAGCGTGCTGTCCTACGCCACCATCGGCGCGACCGACCTGTGGAACCACGCCGGGCTCAGCCACCGTGTGCTGGTGGCCGAGGGCAACGAGCTGTTCCTGGCACCCCGGCCGTCCTCGCTGGTCCGGCGGTCCGTGCGCAATTCCGAGGTGCACCGTCGCACCGGCTGCCACATCGTCGCCGTCGCCGAGGAGGACGGCACCCTCCGCTACGACAGCGAGTCGATCCCCTCGTCGCCCGGCAAGCTGCTGCTGCTCGGCGACCGCCACGCCGAACGGCTCTTCCGCCAGACGTACTTCAAGCGCCGTCGGCCGCGGCCGACGGGCCCTGTCGGGTCGGCCCGATAA
- a CDS encoding DUF1801 domain-containing protein, with product MIGYGQTHYVYASGREGDTFHVGFSPRKADLALYGLVNLPRTDELLGRMGRHRRGAGCVWVKKLEDIDLGVLAELVTHAWETEPGTS from the coding sequence ATGATCGGCTACGGACAGACCCACTACGTGTATGCGAGCGGCCGTGAGGGGGACACCTTCCACGTCGGCTTCAGCCCCCGGAAGGCGGACCTCGCCCTGTACGGGCTCGTGAACCTCCCGCGCACCGACGAGCTGCTGGGGCGGATGGGCAGGCATCGTCGCGGCGCCGGATGCGTGTGGGTGAAGAAGCTCGAGGACATCGACCTCGGCGTGCTGGCCGAGCTGGTCACCCACGCCTGGGAGACCGAGCCCGGCACCAGCTGA
- a CDS encoding peroxiredoxin — protein sequence MTAPVKLAVGDRAPEFDLPSAGGGRVSLAELRGAPALIWFYPAANTSLCTKQACDLRDNHQLFTGAGYRVVGISPDPVTELDRFVAEQDLPYTLAGDETHQVMEAYGAWGEKNMYGRTVQGTIRSTFALDAEGVLTFVKYRVGTPKHIALLQEKLGL from the coding sequence ATGACCGCCCCCGTGAAGCTCGCCGTCGGCGACCGCGCCCCCGAGTTCGATCTGCCCAGCGCCGGAGGCGGCCGGGTGAGCCTCGCGGAGCTGCGCGGGGCCCCGGCCCTGATCTGGTTCTACCCGGCGGCGAACACCTCGCTGTGCACGAAGCAGGCCTGCGACCTGCGCGACAACCATCAGCTGTTCACGGGTGCCGGATACCGCGTGGTGGGCATCTCCCCGGACCCGGTCACGGAGCTGGACCGCTTCGTCGCCGAGCAGGACCTGCCGTACACCCTGGCCGGCGACGAGACCCACCAGGTCATGGAGGCCTACGGGGCCTGGGGCGAGAAGAACATGTACGGCAGGACGGTCCAGGGCACGATCCGCTCGACGTTCGCCCTCGATGCCGAGGGCGTGCTGACCTTCGTGAAGTACCGCGTGGGCACCCCGAAGCACATCGCGCTGCTGCAGGAGAAGCTCGGGCTCTGA